A single genomic interval of Stenotrophomonas sp. ZAC14D1_NAIMI4_1 harbors:
- a CDS encoding DUF2235 domain-containing protein, with translation MTSTDPTAIPGQVDLEPGTPDPVAQAEGTARTARLARGTRPLSDAERRRRQEAMCGTVPDKEAATTGCTQSLHLSVFFDGTGNNREEELGKDAGERALSNIARLYDAHVNDRRNSKRQYLAGVGTPCPEVGDSGGLLGLSIGKGGRERIDFALQALDELIDTQPEPMRILVVSVSVLGFSRGAASARAFARDLAARCKCQADGTWLYRERIPLRIGFMGVFDTVCSVWPNLAAAGINYRNGHTGWAEGMVVPEIVEQSVHMTAAHELRGQFPLDSTREHAVYPANTVEIWFPGVHSDVGGGYDPQHQGRQNSIARFALNEMYDMAQAGGVLLNPISLLEDHVKAEFDKQDPELQAVFNAYLQAVRVKRGRMEDVQAAHMQLLYRWMRVRVARGDQLPSMQRLAAREEALREQVRTLRRRQSQLPAPWDNDNLHLADQGNADKTAEWNRVSDELKVRDDELSAVRKQRRGLEKENDTMVGKIVGLRRRRERGASLTMAERVTLESWDDTTLLPPEVETFFDGYGHDSVAHWFIGNLSQWRVLYFGATKYTPGKVEEAEVEAAVPG, from the coding sequence ATGACCAGTACTGATCCGACCGCGATTCCGGGGCAGGTGGATCTCGAACCCGGTACCCCCGATCCGGTCGCGCAGGCCGAGGGCACGGCGCGCACGGCGCGGCTGGCGCGCGGAACGCGTCCGTTGAGTGATGCCGAGCGTCGCCGTCGCCAGGAAGCGATGTGCGGCACGGTGCCCGACAAGGAAGCGGCGACCACCGGCTGCACGCAGAGCCTGCACCTGAGCGTGTTCTTCGACGGCACGGGTAACAATCGCGAAGAGGAGCTGGGCAAGGATGCGGGGGAGCGGGCGCTTTCCAACATCGCCCGGCTCTACGACGCGCATGTAAACGATCGTCGCAACAGCAAGCGCCAGTATCTGGCGGGCGTCGGCACGCCCTGCCCGGAAGTCGGCGACAGCGGCGGCCTGCTCGGGCTGTCGATCGGCAAGGGCGGGCGCGAGCGCATCGACTTCGCGCTGCAGGCGCTGGACGAGCTGATCGATACCCAACCCGAGCCGATGCGCATCCTGGTGGTCAGCGTGTCGGTGCTGGGCTTCTCGCGGGGCGCTGCGTCGGCGCGGGCGTTCGCGCGGGATCTGGCGGCGCGCTGCAAGTGCCAGGCCGATGGCACCTGGTTGTACCGCGAACGCATCCCGCTGCGGATCGGTTTCATGGGCGTGTTCGATACGGTGTGCTCGGTGTGGCCGAACCTGGCTGCGGCAGGGATCAATTACCGCAATGGGCATACCGGCTGGGCCGAAGGCATGGTGGTTCCGGAAATCGTGGAACAGTCGGTGCACATGACCGCCGCCCATGAGCTGCGTGGCCAGTTCCCGCTGGATTCAACGCGGGAGCACGCGGTCTACCCGGCCAACACGGTGGAAATCTGGTTCCCAGGCGTGCACTCGGATGTGGGTGGTGGCTATGACCCCCAACACCAGGGGCGGCAGAACAGCATCGCGCGCTTTGCCCTCAACGAGATGTACGACATGGCGCAGGCCGGTGGCGTGCTGCTCAACCCGATCAGCCTTCTGGAAGATCACGTAAAGGCCGAGTTCGACAAGCAGGATCCGGAGCTGCAGGCCGTGTTCAACGCCTATCTGCAGGCGGTTCGGGTCAAGCGCGGGCGCATGGAGGATGTACAGGCCGCGCACATGCAGCTGCTGTACCGCTGGATGCGGGTGCGCGTGGCGCGGGGCGATCAGTTGCCATCAATGCAGCGCCTGGCGGCGCGCGAGGAGGCGCTGCGTGAACAGGTACGGACCCTGCGCCGGCGGCAGTCGCAGCTGCCCGCGCCCTGGGACAACGACAACCTGCACCTGGCCGACCAGGGCAATGCAGACAAGACCGCCGAGTGGAATCGCGTGTCCGACGAACTCAAGGTGCGTGACGACGAGCTGTCGGCCGTGCGCAAGCAGCGGCGTGGGCTGGAGAAAGAAAACGACACGATGGTCGGCAAGATCGTCGGCCTGCGGCGTCGCCGCGAGCGGGGCGCGTCGTTGACCATGGCCGAGCGGGTGACCCTGGAGTCGTGGGATGACACGACCCTGCTGCCGCCGGAGGTGGAAACCTTCTTTGATGGCTACGGCCACGATTCGGTGGCGCACTGGTTCATCGGCAACCTCAGCCAGTGGCGCGTGCTGTACTTCGGTGCGACCAAGTACACGCCGGGCAAGGTTGAAGAAGCCGAGGTGGAGGCGGCCGTGCCGGGCTGA
- a CDS encoding DUF4123 domain-containing protein — MIPDWHFPPLDLPPLEEGLQRFVLLDGAQCNQPVQLLRTLPWAPLPLFDGLLADGADDASVFLARLPRGFEHDRFLQRAASQGRSPGMLSIIETSLDAQQLQQRLQRRLDASYPNGKLFLARFFDARVLPWWVQVLDEAQCRAFLAMGERWWYLRHDLQWAHLELEDVALDPHDPPWVLEAPQRRALIDASYPYTLIDHFQLTDPELLARLPRARWYTFFRRVVATAAAAGIEDSRRVVMVATWALLAGSDLGEDPAWQQRLQDFASGRRSAADIGDEVWPLEESWD; from the coding sequence GTGATTCCGGACTGGCATTTCCCGCCGCTTGATCTGCCGCCGCTGGAGGAGGGCCTGCAGCGCTTCGTCCTGCTGGACGGCGCGCAGTGCAACCAGCCGGTGCAGCTGCTGCGCACGTTGCCGTGGGCACCGCTGCCGCTGTTCGATGGCCTGCTGGCCGATGGTGCCGACGATGCCAGCGTGTTCCTGGCCCGATTGCCGCGCGGTTTCGAGCATGACCGGTTCCTGCAGCGGGCCGCCTCGCAGGGGCGTTCGCCCGGCATGCTCAGCATCATCGAGACGAGCCTGGACGCCCAGCAACTGCAGCAGCGCCTGCAACGGCGCCTGGATGCCAGCTATCCGAACGGCAAGCTGTTCCTTGCGCGCTTTTTCGATGCGCGCGTCCTGCCCTGGTGGGTGCAGGTGCTGGACGAGGCGCAGTGCCGCGCGTTCCTGGCGATGGGAGAGCGTTGGTGGTACCTGCGCCATGACCTGCAATGGGCGCACCTCGAACTGGAGGACGTGGCCCTGGACCCGCACGACCCGCCCTGGGTGCTGGAGGCACCGCAGCGGCGTGCGCTGATCGACGCCAGCTACCCCTATACGCTGATCGACCATTTCCAGCTGACCGATCCCGAACTGCTGGCGCGGCTGCCACGGGCGCGCTGGTACACGTTCTTCCGGCGCGTGGTGGCGACGGCTGCGGCGGCCGGCATCGAGGACAGCCGCCGCGTGGTGATGGTGGCGACCTGGGCACTGCTGGCCGGCAGCGATCTCGGCGAGGATCCGGCCTGGCAGCAGCGCCTGCAGGATTTCGCCAGTGGCCGGCGCAGTGCGGCCGATATCGGCGATGAAGTGTGGCCCCTGGAAGAAAGCTGGGATTGA
- a CDS encoding GNAT family protein, whose protein sequence is MCIEPNSASHLALHPVLRRHLLHLGHGSINLRSLQRTDLAGWRTLCGQRRSGCHLACRTDAEVQLFIGIQRSRLQEDNDRLLLGVFDQASHALVDQITVRLQSARGRSAELQRFCQADWGDAQRFAHTLHALCPFLFEQVGLHRVYVMLPPDDSAGLSDVLRAAGFQKEGLLRDHHLGADGWEDRSLHALTASTWRPQQAAVG, encoded by the coding sequence ATGTGCATCGAACCGAACTCCGCTTCCCACCTTGCCCTGCACCCGGTACTGCGCCGCCACCTGCTGCACCTGGGCCACGGCTCCATCAACCTGCGCTCGCTGCAGCGCACCGATCTGGCCGGCTGGCGCACGCTGTGCGGACAGCGGCGCAGTGGCTGCCACCTGGCCTGCCGCACCGATGCCGAGGTGCAGCTGTTCATCGGCATCCAGCGCTCGCGGCTGCAGGAAGACAATGATCGCCTGCTGCTGGGCGTGTTCGACCAGGCCAGCCACGCCCTGGTCGACCAGATCACGGTGCGGCTGCAGTCGGCACGCGGTCGCAGTGCCGAGCTGCAACGCTTCTGCCAGGCCGACTGGGGCGATGCGCAACGCTTTGCACACACGCTGCATGCACTGTGCCCCTTCCTGTTTGAACAGGTCGGGCTGCACCGCGTCTACGTGATGCTGCCGCCCGACGACAGCGCCGGGCTTTCGGACGTGCTGCGCGCGGCCGGCTTCCAGAAGGAGGGCCTGCTGCGCGACCATCATCTGGGCGCGGACGGCTGGGAGGATCGCAGCCTGCATGCACTGACCGCGTCGACCTGGCGCCCCCAGCAGGCCGCGGTGGGTTAG
- a CDS encoding CDP-diacylglycerol diphosphatase translates to MSVVPRLLPLFLSLSVLAGCSSTPAPPAHSDALWRLIERDCRSAQGPQGSCLQMEEAADRRDVLVKDSHGDFQFLLMPLDKVSGIESPGLYRKGVPNYFAAAWRARSHTQQALAQPLPREVASLALNSPHGRSQHQLHIHVDCLRADVVQALDAQQAALGMRWAPLPVLLRGHQYQARLLAGAELTANPLNLLAFDLSGPADVGNWSLLVAGHRDVRGAPGFVLLATRLDPATGNDASAEELQDHACSVLTGAGSALERVR, encoded by the coding sequence GTGAGTGTCGTGCCCCGTCTGCTTCCGTTGTTCCTGTCCCTGTCCGTGCTGGCCGGTTGTTCCAGCACCCCGGCACCTCCGGCCCATTCCGATGCGTTGTGGCGCCTGATCGAACGCGACTGCCGAAGCGCGCAGGGACCGCAGGGCAGCTGCCTGCAGATGGAAGAAGCGGCTGACCGGCGCGATGTGCTGGTGAAGGACTCCCATGGCGATTTCCAGTTCCTGCTGATGCCGCTGGACAAGGTCAGTGGCATCGAGAGCCCGGGGCTCTACCGCAAGGGCGTACCCAACTATTTTGCCGCGGCGTGGCGGGCCCGTTCCCACACCCAGCAGGCCTTGGCCCAGCCGCTGCCGCGCGAGGTGGCCAGCCTGGCGTTGAACTCGCCGCATGGCCGCTCGCAGCACCAGCTGCACATCCACGTGGACTGCCTGCGTGCCGATGTGGTGCAGGCGCTGGACGCGCAGCAGGCGGCGCTGGGGATGCGCTGGGCACCGTTGCCGGTGCTGCTGCGTGGCCACCAGTACCAGGCGCGCCTGCTGGCCGGTGCGGAGCTGACCGCCAACCCGCTGAACCTGCTGGCCTTCGACCTGAGCGGCCCGGCTGACGTCGGCAACTGGAGCCTGCTGGTGGCGGGCCACCGCGATGTGCGCGGTGCGCCCGGTTTCGTGCTGCTGGCCACCCGGCTCGACCCCGCCACCGGCAACGACGCCAGTGCCGAGGAACTGCAGGACCATGCCTGCAGCGTGCTGACGGGTGCCGGCTCTGCGCTGGAGCGCGTGCGCTAA